A single Brassica rapa cultivar Chiifu-401-42 chromosome A04, CAAS_Brap_v3.01, whole genome shotgun sequence DNA region contains:
- the LOC103864939 gene encoding ATP-dependent zinc metalloprotease FTSH 3, mitochondrial: protein MTMMIFSKLGRSSVSRSRCFLYGGGVRSARLLAPPAIEANEVEGGLGFLRRHFNSLSARKGLVNNSDLIGAFANPILRRFFSDEAPKKKNYENYFPKATKEKPKSDHKSDSKEGSSDKNEQESVGDMFMNRFQNLLIPLLALAVFFSSFSFGSGDQQQISFQEFKNKLLEPGLVDHIDVSNKSVAKVYVRSTPRNQGATTQDVVSNRTGGQYKYYFNIGSVDSFEEKLEEAQEALGVDPHEFVPVTYVTEMAWFQELMRFAPTLLLLGTLVYGARRMQGGLGGLGGTGGKNGRGIFNIGKATITRADKNSKNKIYFKDVAGCDEAKQEIMEFVHFLKNPKKYEDLGAKIPKGALLVGPPGTGKTLLAKATAGESGVPFLSISGSDFMEMFVGVGPSRVRNLFQEARAAAPSIVFIDEIDAIGRARGRGGLGGNDERESTLNQLLVEMDGFGTTAGVVVLAGTNRPDILDKALLRPGRFDRQITIDKPDIKGRDQIFRIYLKKIKLDHEPSYFSQRLAALTPGFAGADIANVCNEAALIAARRGGAMVTMAHFDSAIDRVIGGLEKKNRVISKLERRTVAYHESGHAVAGWFLEHAEPLLKVTIVPRGTAALGFAQYVPNENLLMTKEQLFDMTCMTLGGRAAEQVLIGRISTGAQNDLEKVTKMTYAQVAVYGFSDKVGLLSFPPRDDGYDFNKPYSNKTGAIIDEEVREWVAKAYVKTVELIEEHKEQVAEIAELLLEKEVLHQEDLLKVLGERPFKSAEVTNYDRFKSGFEDSEKEEAATTVTPVVDEGGSPPLEPQVVPT, encoded by the exons ATGACGATGATGATCTTCTCCAAGCTCGGTCGCTCCTCCGTCTCTCGCTCAAGG TGTTTTCTCTACGGCGGTGGTGTGAGATCGGCGAGGCTGCTCGCTCCACCGGCTATTGAGGCGAACGAAGTTGAAGGTGGATTAGGGTTTCTGAGGCGGCACTTTAACTCTTTATCCGCTCGAAAGGGACTTGTCAACAACAGTGATCTGATTGGTGCTTTCGCTAATCCGATACTTCGTCGGTTCTTCTCCGATGAAGCTCCAAAGAAAAAGA ATTATGAGAACTACTTCCCTAAAGCTACAAAGGAAAAACCAAAGAGTGATCACAAGTCCGACTCTAAAG AGGGATCATCAGACAAGAACGAACAAGAGAGCGTTGGAGATATGTTTATGAACCGTTTCCAAAATTTGCTAATTCCTCTGCTAGCTCTTGCTGtgttcttctcttctttctcattCGGATCCGGAGACCAGCAACAG ATTAGTTTCCAGGAGTTCAAGAACAAGCTTCTGGAACCTGGTCTAGTCGACCACATAGATGTCTCAAACAAATCCGTAGCCAAAGTCTACGTGAGGAGCACTCCAAGAAACCAAGGAGCAACAACTCAAGATGTTGTATCTAATAGAACCGGTGGTCAGTATAAGTACTACTTCAACATCGGAAGCGTCGACTCTTTCGAGGAGAAGCTCGAAGAAGCTCAAGAAGCCTTAGGCGTGGACCCTCACGAGTTCGTCCCCGTCACCTACGTAACCGAAATGGCCTGGTTCCAAGAGCTCATGCGCTTCGCGCCGACTCTACTCCTCTTGGGAACCCTCGTCTACGGCGCGAGGCGGATGCAAGGCGGGCTAGGCGGATTAGGAGGAACCGGAGGGAAGAACGGCCGAGGGATCTTCAACATAGGCAAAGCCACGATCACGAGAGCCGACAAAAACTCAAAGAACAAGATCTACTTCAAGGACGTCGCCGGATGCGACGAGGCGAAGCAGGAGATCATGGAGTTCGTGCATTTCctcaaaaaccctaaaaaataCGAAGACTTGGGCGCCAAGATACCTAAAGGCGCGCTTTTAGTGGGTCCTCCCGGCACCGGGAAGACCCTCTTGGCAAAAGCGACCGCCGGAGAGTCCGGCGTGCCGTTTTTATCCATCTCCGGTTCGGATTTCATGGAGATGTTCGTCGGCGTGGGGCCGTCTAGGGTTAGGAACTTGTTCCAAGAAGCTAGAGCGGCGGCGCCAAGCATTGTATTTATTGACGAGATAGACGCCATCGGTAGAGCACGAGGACGTGGAGGGTTAGGCGGGAACGACGAGAGGGAGAGCACTTTGAATCAGCTGTTGGTTGAGATGGATGGGTTCGGTACGACGGCTGGTGTTGTGGTTCTCGCTGGGACTAATAGACCGGATATTTTGGATAAGGCTTTGTTGAGGCCTGGCCGGTTTGATCGGCAGATAACCATTGATAAACCGGATATCAAAGGGAGGGATCAGATATTCCGGATTTATTTGAAGAAGATTAAGCTTGATCACGAGCCGTCTTATTTCTCTCAGAGGCTTGCGGCTCTCACTCCTGGTTTCGCGGGAGCTGATATTGCGAATGTGTGTAACGAAGCTGCTCTTATTGCAGCTAGACGTGGAGGAGCGATGGTTACGATGGCGCATTTTGACTCTGCGATTGATCGTGTTATTGGTGGTCTTGAGAAGAAGAACAGg GTGATAAGTAAGTTGGAGCGTCGCACAGTTGCGTATCATGAGTCCGGTCACGCGGTGGCTGGTTGGTTCCTGGAGCATGCGGAGCCGTTGCTGAAGGTGACTATCGTGCCACGTGGCACAGCGGCGCTTGGGTTTGCGCAGTACGTTCCGAATGAAAACCTTCTCATGACTAAAGAGCAGCTCTTTGACATGACTTGTATGACCCTTGGTGGCCGGGCAGCGGAGCAG GTGTTGATAGGAAGAATCTCAACCGGTGCGCAAAACGATCTAGAGAAAGTTACAAAGATGACATACGCGCAAGTAGCTGTGTACGGTTTTAGCGACAAGGTCGGGCTCCTCTCGTTCCCTCCAAGGGACGATGGCTACGACTTCAACAAACCATACAGCAACaaaacgggtgcgatcatagaCGAGGAAGTGAGGGAATGGGTGGCGAAAGCTTATGTGAAGACCGTGGAGCTCATCGAGGAACACAAAGAGCAAGTGGCTGAGATCGCTGAGCTTTTGCTGGAGAAAGAAGTGTTGCATCAGGAGGATCTTTTGAAAGTTTTGGGTGAACGTCCGTTTAAATCGGCTGAGGTGACTAATTACGACCGGTTCAAGTCCGGGTTTGAAGATAGTGAGAAGGAGGAGGCGGCCACGACGGTTACGCCTGTGGTGGATGAAGGAGGTTCTCCCCCGCTTGAACCGCAGGTGGTTCCGACGTAA